The following are encoded together in the Planctomycetota bacterium genome:
- the ssb gene encoding single-stranded DNA-binding protein translates to MASFNKVMLMGNLTRDVEIKLLPQGNQTVGNFGIAMNRKFKTASGEEREEVTFVDCEAWGRQAEIMKQYLSKGRPVFIEGRLKLDQWEDKEGKKQSKLRVVVENFQFIGAPAGGSGGGEGGSPRRGASQESSEAHAPVAGEDIPF, encoded by the coding sequence ATGGCAAGTTTCAACAAGGTTATGTTGATGGGCAATCTCACCCGGGACGTCGAAATCAAGCTGCTGCCGCAGGGCAACCAGACGGTCGGCAATTTCGGCATCGCGATGAACCGCAAGTTCAAGACCGCCAGCGGCGAGGAGCGCGAGGAAGTGACCTTCGTCGACTGCGAGGCCTGGGGCCGGCAGGCGGAGATCATGAAGCAATACCTCTCCAAGGGTCGGCCCGTCTTCATCGAAGGCCGGCTCAAGCTCGACCAATGGGAGGACAAGGAAGGCAAGAAGCAGTCCAAGCTGCGCGTGGTCGTCGAGAACTTCCAGTTCATCGGCGCCCCGGCGGGAGGAAGCGGCGGCGGCGAGGGCGGGAGCCCGCGGCGCGGCGCCTCCCAGGAAAGCAGCGAAGCCCACGCCCCCGTCGCGGGCGAGGATATTCCCTTCTAA
- the rplI gene encoding 50S ribosomal protein L9, with protein sequence MAKRNVELLLNKTVESLGLVGDVVKVKPGHARNYLLPHGLAEYPTAEKIEALKEARAKAAAEMQKRQEARAKLIERLAGVTIKLIRSVNDQGVLYGAVTHRDIADQLAIDKFDVEIRAVRLANTVRRIGTYTCAIVFDRELRTEINVEVLPDRTLELFQQSVDAERAVETEEPAEETQESEDAGEDEAADGEAKGKKGKKGKKSADKGDDEGDSKSAKAGKGEKSEKAEKADASEKHGKSDKGKKPKKDKD encoded by the coding sequence ATGGCAAAGCGCAACGTTGAACTGCTTCTGAACAAGACCGTCGAGAGCCTCGGACTGGTGGGCGATGTCGTCAAGGTGAAGCCGGGCCACGCCCGCAATTATCTCCTGCCGCACGGGCTCGCCGAGTATCCCACCGCTGAGAAGATCGAGGCCCTCAAGGAGGCCCGCGCCAAGGCCGCCGCCGAAATGCAGAAGCGCCAGGAAGCCCGCGCCAAGCTCATCGAGCGTCTGGCCGGCGTCACCATCAAGCTCATCCGCAGCGTAAACGACCAAGGCGTGCTCTACGGCGCCGTCACCCACCGCGATATCGCCGACCAGCTGGCCATCGACAAGTTCGATGTGGAAATCCGCGCCGTCCGCCTGGCCAACACGGTCCGCCGCATCGGCACCTACACCTGCGCCATCGTCTTCGACCGCGAGCTCCGCACCGAGATCAACGTGGAAGTGCTGCCCGACCGCACGCTTGAGCTCTTCCAGCAGTCCGTGGACGCCGAGCGAGCCGTCGAGACTGAGGAGCCGGCCGAGGAAACCCAGGAGTCCGAGGACGCCGGCGAGGACGAGGCCGCCGACGGCGAAGCCAAGGGCAAGAAGGGCAAGAAAGGCAAGAAGTCCGCCGACAAGGGCGACGACGAGGGAGACTCGAAGTCCGCCAAGGCCGGCAAGGGCGAGAAGTCGGAGAAGGCCGAGAAAGCCGACGCCTCCGAGAAGCACGGCAAGTCCGACAAGGGCAAGAAGCCCAAGAAGGACAAGGACTGA